Below is a genomic region from Oceanispirochaeta sp. M1.
TGAATCATCGGTGCTAGCAGAGCAAATGTTTAGAAGGCTGAAAATCATTCATAAACTGGAAGGGATCAGGCTACATTCTGATAATGGTCATCCCATGAAAGGTGGTACCATGATTATGACATTGTATGCATTGGGAGTAATACCATCTTTTTCTAGGCCTAGGGTCAGTGATGATAATCCCTATTCTGAATCTCTGTTTAAAACTCTAAAATATACGGCCGGATATCCAAAGCATTTTAAAGATTTGCATCATGCTCGTACATGGATAGCAGATTTTGTGAATTGGTATAACAACGAGCATAAACATTCGGGAATTTCATATATTTCACCAGCCCAAAGACACTGTGGTGATGGGTCAGAAATAATGGAGAAAAGGAATCGGGTCATAAGTAAAGCAATTAGTAATACACCAGAGCGGTGGAGTAATTATCGAAAAATTTGGGAGGATCAGAAATATGTGTATCTGAACCCTTCATTAGAGACTAAGAAGCAACTGATTTCAGCATAAAAAAATCAAAAGTTGTGACAACTATGTTGAAACATTCCG
It encodes:
- a CDS encoding IS3 family transposase, with translation MDEAISTGARKSKACDVMDISVRTYHRWNDFSCGDKRKGSVKKVKRKLTEYERQEILRIACEDRFVDCNPYQIVVTLLDEGIYIASVSTFYRVLRDADMIHHRRRSYPARKQNKPPELAATGPNQVWSWDITFLKTDVNGIFFYCYMIVDVWSRKIVGWEIHESESSVLAEQMFRRLKIIHKLEGIRLHSDNGHPMKGGTMIMTLYALGVIPSFSRPRVSDDNPYSESLFKTLKYTAGYPKHFKDLHHARTWIADFVNWYNNEHKHSGISYISPAQRHCGDGSEIMEKRNRVISKAISNTPERWSNYRKIWEDQKYVYLNPSLETKKQLISA